From a single Fulvivirga ulvae genomic region:
- a CDS encoding non-ribosomal peptide synthetase has translation MSKDNKIHMVDRGYFTGHLDRWEGTDYFGDYEERHQEGYESGVVEVEVSEGLISGLNKVSASLRAQHMVLLSGFQVLASRLCGSSQALVFTGAYTDTGTSVSSGYVIPVMSELGATTTFRDILLQVKSCILDSLSHPHCNVTLLLRDRITGVSSGSLLGLTSAGIHQPSDLSGLLCDLHYHFEGSQVQISYNKLKYREDSILKLYGFYERLLLNLLAFPDQHYSKVELTSELEREHLLSQFDHRSVSYPESSTIVSLFASQVSLYPEQTAIVYGEVHMSYSSLDQASNRVAHMLMAHGGRPGDLIGLLTGRSHETIIGILGILKMGGVYVPVDVNYPAKRIQYILEDSGVDLVLSTEPVDGLAYKHQIIPISRSTDYSDLPVGVCPKPEDLCYIIYTSGTTGNPKGVMIPHRNVVRLLYNDSLDFEFRSSDIWVMFHSPCFDMSVWEIFGALLYGGELIVLSRETSMDTLAFIELLKESGVTCLCQTPSAFYNLIRHKDHHPEADFKLRYITLGGEAFNPSLMRSWYESYPETKVINMYGITETTVHNTFKHITREDIERGSSNIGRPLPTLSIYILDEHNCLVPNGMIGELHVGGIGLADGYYGKAELTCSRFIEHPYIEGERIYKSGDLVRVMENGELEYLSRKDNQVQLRGYRIELGSLENHLQNYEDIRQAVVLVQEQQEHKMLAAFYVSATPYKESTLRAYLSSQVPDYMIPSVFIHVPVLPLTPNGKTDKRALLALCSAPNRTSKASNPENEEELYLQNLWSQVLSQPADSLGTHTSFFSVGGNSLTVVMLKHSILKDYHVNVSISALFERDTISSQATLLKESDRTTHSQIQRTAPCLSYPLSPAQRRLYFVQHLEEDNTAYNMPFAVRLPVILEEDRLRKACEDLVERHEILRTTFDLEQGDPVQKVHEEGAVSVRFYQPDEGTDEAHLLQEFRESFSLNSLPLFRIGVVPGDTSSLLLFDIHHIISDGVTQRLLVKELLSLYQGVTLDPVPLQYRDYVIWYHSSERQAELVKQRQFWEREYVSLPSPLELPGDFPRPHFRSFAGDTLSLELADTTTQGLRNYAEEHSSSVYTVIYAAYYLLVGKLSGSDDLVIGTVTNGRNHPDLSDLFGMLASTLPIRMLLDRNLSFEAFHAQVKERVLQCMDHQDFPYEDLLESLDVARDTSRNPLFDICLVYEHLESDPEAREEYKAVPVQLDHKLSKFDLTLIVKETPEGLLLEMEYSTALFKPATIQVFMEAYQYILNSVLSDPGQSLRSVSLQAEGPEVYLNYPLTEPCFAPDQTVIDAFEMQVLAHADKLAVSYGEDRLSYSALNARSNRLARHLQMSGAGPGQCIGLYYNRSVEMIVAILAVLKTGSTYVPIDDEASSERIMEILSDSQALVLLTHSEKALTGLNIEVISSDTIDLASYSSENPGVSIPSETLAYIIYTSGTTGKSKGVMISHENLKNLVLNRDTPFAFSSSDTWTMFHRYCFDFSVWEIFSPLTTGGRLLVVSREELLDPALFLSRIVSDQVTVLNQTPTAFYNLMRVALQAPSAIKLRYIIFGGEKLQPGMLSDWNDTYPGVKLVNMYGITETTVHVTYKEITRPIISRNESNVGIPLAGYFACVVNSDGNIVPHGLPGELYVGGYGVSQGYIGNADLTGEKFISRPEVSPWKLYRSGDLVRVDAHGELIYYRRMDHQVQLKGFRVELQAIENILSTYKFIEEVKVVFRERSQDQYLVAYYIGPEEIDVVQFRRLLANKLPLYMIPSYFVRIDHLKVTANGKLDEQYLPDPIQHLTYGSKPAKTYIEKKISSIWSATLGLETVGLEDNYFSIGGDSITAIRLISRMNDTLHTRLKVSDLYKYQTLEELLAYARSEDSRGHERYYQEVQTELAEFSASYRSKHADPSIESVYPMSNIERGMSFIQLRNEEALIYFEQLVWEVTYEDFDIHVLEQALTLLTEKQSALRTALDVGENAHVIYKPFSIEVPYADLRGKPKQEQEGHIRSYMEHSQEHPFALDKAPLWRLSAFRLQEDFHVLIFEIHHAISDGWSIATFMTELNRTYRALQEDNAYRPAPLSTGYREFIIEEMVYDRMEESLDFWKSELSGFTKFSLNTPVEDSSFRSIKVPFDQDLFGSLEDLASSRGTTVKNLFFAAYMSSLNMMSYSSDIVAGLVTFNRMIGEEGVDVFGNFLNTIPVRLDLTEELTGELLLTKVEQKLQEIKAYDRTSLFRIARAMGVTNFTENPITDLLFNFTSFHVIYELSMDHSRSVTEEERVAIDNFIRGHGLFEVSVNGVRSNCFIQYDYVTTFISDTDFRRFTQIYENTLRLLADSLDRKINLSTVLAEDNGSLAELQGADRDIPKDFSILPLFASHVSSTPDGVALIYEGEEISYRDLDARSDQIASSLQSSGVVGGDVVGVLQERSPDLIASILGIFKAGGVYLPVDPDYPASRIREILEDSGAVCLLSGAFQSEAMGLPSSCFVIRTATLAKDTSAVLWTPADRSSTAYIIYTSGSTGQPKGVENTHGGLINRLLWMQEELGLTAGTRFLHKTPVVFDVSVWELILPLITGGTLVIARPEGHKDQSYLSTTIAEAGVEVIHFVPSMLSVFLDTMQLEGAMLPGVREVICSGEALKGVTVESFSSVFTHARLHNYYGPTEAAIDVTSICLDGYSGGVVSIGRPVLNTQIHIMDDQSRLLSRGSVGELCIGGVQVAAGYVNRPELTSSKFIIGEGELGRLYRTGDLARWRSDGTLEYLGRIDTQVKLRGYRIELGEISNVLERCAGVRQAAVALRHRGEDAHLVGYYVSDVLVNKEELKTHLSAYLPDYMVPEYYVELEALPLTHNGKLDYSSLPDYQVEVEEYQAPSNEVERRLVSIWSEILELPQDSISTNADFFELGGHSLTLMKLIQQINMRLGIIISMDIIFRNTTIETIASHINNRYSWAAGLDEKFKKIKQAETVKIAEIANSNSTNKLFFCAPMGGIMPSTSIVGILDMGPYLTDITDFFGVQAPALFPEMLEMINNDQDVNLRTWDFEFSRFKDIVEETTRAILKYQQDGTFLIGGFCSGCVLALEVSKKLRSIGKKVGPLVLVDPPLWMTAPVLPEKIAPAYTLGETASFIAKDIDWQAGIAPTDIEDLMKNQPLENVWEIGRRVLREKGAIKDETRAADIKRAFGHKFYNDQALSLFFAHNQYKVPVIAPEIPVLLLLPEASYSNDSDTVAYVESHIAENCRLGKFEGQNHTLFQEKYLREWIERVKQHLLHQEELIPG, from the coding sequence ATGTCAAAAGATAATAAGATACATATGGTTGACCGAGGTTATTTTACAGGTCATCTGGATCGATGGGAGGGCACGGATTATTTTGGTGATTATGAGGAACGTCATCAAGAAGGTTACGAATCAGGAGTTGTGGAAGTTGAAGTTTCAGAGGGTTTAATATCCGGTCTGAATAAGGTATCGGCCTCATTGCGGGCCCAGCACATGGTATTGCTATCCGGTTTCCAGGTTTTGGCGAGCCGGTTATGCGGCAGTAGTCAGGCGCTGGTATTTACAGGCGCTTATACCGACACGGGGACTTCGGTATCATCAGGTTATGTTATTCCCGTGATGAGTGAACTGGGGGCAACGACCACATTTCGGGACATTTTGTTGCAGGTAAAGTCATGTATACTTGATAGCCTTAGCCACCCGCATTGTAATGTTACCCTATTGCTTCGAGATCGTATAACAGGCGTTTCGTCCGGCAGCCTTTTGGGGTTAACCAGTGCAGGTATTCATCAGCCAAGTGACCTGTCAGGCTTATTATGTGATCTTCATTACCATTTTGAAGGATCGCAGGTACAGATTAGTTATAACAAGCTAAAATACAGAGAAGATAGCATTTTGAAGCTGTATGGTTTTTACGAGCGGTTGCTGTTGAACCTTTTAGCATTTCCTGACCAGCATTACAGTAAAGTGGAGCTGACCAGTGAGCTTGAGCGTGAACATCTGTTGAGTCAGTTTGATCACCGTTCGGTAAGCTATCCTGAATCGTCGACAATCGTTAGCCTTTTTGCCAGTCAGGTATCGTTGTATCCAGAACAAACGGCGATAGTTTACGGGGAAGTTCATATGAGCTATTCATCGCTTGACCAGGCATCAAACCGTGTAGCCCATATGCTGATGGCTCATGGCGGGCGTCCTGGCGACCTGATCGGATTGTTGACAGGTCGTAGTCATGAGACGATCATTGGAATACTGGGTATTTTGAAGATGGGAGGTGTTTACGTTCCCGTAGATGTAAACTATCCGGCTAAACGTATTCAATATATACTTGAAGACAGCGGCGTTGATCTGGTACTGTCCACGGAGCCAGTCGATGGCTTGGCTTATAAACATCAGATCATCCCGATAAGCAGATCGACAGACTATAGTGATTTACCAGTCGGGGTATGTCCGAAACCTGAAGACCTGTGCTATATCATCTATACCTCGGGTACAACCGGTAACCCCAAGGGTGTCATGATCCCTCACCGGAATGTGGTTCGCCTGCTCTACAATGACTCACTTGATTTTGAGTTCAGGAGCAGTGATATATGGGTAATGTTCCACAGCCCCTGTTTTGACATGAGCGTATGGGAGATCTTCGGAGCGTTGCTTTATGGAGGCGAGCTGATCGTTCTTTCTCGGGAGACCTCGATGGATACGCTTGCATTCATAGAGCTATTGAAAGAATCAGGCGTAACATGCCTATGTCAGACCCCTAGTGCCTTCTACAACCTGATTCGTCATAAAGATCACCATCCCGAAGCTGATTTTAAATTACGCTATATCACTTTAGGGGGCGAAGCCTTTAACCCCTCCCTGATGCGATCCTGGTATGAAAGCTACCCTGAGACAAAGGTTATCAATATGTACGGGATCACCGAGACGACGGTCCACAATACGTTTAAACATATAACAAGAGAAGATATAGAAAGGGGATCTAGTAACATCGGACGACCATTACCAACCCTTTCGATCTATATACTTGATGAACACAATTGTCTTGTTCCGAACGGAATGATCGGGGAACTTCATGTAGGAGGGATCGGCTTAGCCGATGGTTACTATGGCAAGGCTGAGTTAACGTGCAGTCGTTTTATAGAACACCCATATATAGAGGGGGAGCGCATTTACAAGTCGGGAGACCTTGTGCGCGTCATGGAAAACGGGGAGTTGGAATACCTGAGCCGGAAAGACAACCAGGTACAGCTTCGAGGCTACCGTATAGAGTTGGGATCTTTGGAGAACCACCTTCAGAACTACGAGGATATCAGACAGGCGGTGGTATTGGTACAGGAGCAGCAAGAGCATAAGATGCTGGCAGCCTTTTATGTGAGTGCTACTCCCTATAAAGAGTCGACCCTTCGAGCGTATCTATCCAGCCAGGTGCCGGATTATATGATACCCTCGGTATTTATCCATGTCCCGGTACTCCCTCTAACCCCTAATGGTAAGACTGATAAGCGGGCACTTCTGGCGTTATGTTCTGCTCCCAACCGCACATCCAAAGCGAGTAACCCAGAGAACGAAGAGGAGTTATACCTTCAAAATTTATGGAGTCAGGTACTATCCCAACCTGCGGATAGCCTGGGTACCCATACCAGCTTTTTCAGTGTAGGGGGCAACTCGCTGACCGTTGTTATGCTGAAGCACAGCATCTTAAAAGACTACCATGTCAATGTGAGTATATCCGCCTTATTTGAAAGAGACACCATATCCTCCCAGGCAACCCTGTTAAAGGAATCTGACCGGACCACACATAGCCAGATCCAACGAACAGCGCCCTGCTTGTCCTACCCATTATCTCCAGCCCAGCGTCGGTTGTATTTTGTACAACACCTGGAAGAAGATAATACGGCTTATAACATGCCCTTTGCCGTTAGGTTGCCCGTGATTCTGGAAGAAGATCGTTTGCGGAAAGCCTGCGAGGATTTGGTTGAGCGTCATGAGATCCTGCGTACTACATTTGACCTGGAGCAGGGGGATCCAGTTCAGAAAGTGCATGAAGAAGGGGCTGTATCCGTAAGGTTTTATCAACCAGATGAAGGAACAGATGAAGCACACCTTCTACAAGAGTTCAGGGAATCATTTTCTTTGAATAGCCTTCCATTGTTTCGGATAGGCGTAGTACCCGGCGATACAAGTAGCCTTTTGCTGTTTGATATCCACCATATCATCAGTGATGGCGTCACCCAGCGTCTTCTGGTCAAAGAGCTTTTGTCACTTTACCAGGGTGTTACCCTTGATCCGGTTCCATTGCAGTACCGTGATTATGTGATTTGGTACCACAGTTCAGAGAGGCAGGCAGAGCTTGTTAAACAAAGACAATTCTGGGAGAGAGAGTATGTGTCCCTTCCTTCCCCCCTGGAACTTCCCGGAGACTTTCCTCGTCCCCATTTCAGGAGTTTTGCAGGAGATACGCTTTCCCTGGAATTAGCGGATACAACTACCCAGGGGTTAAGAAATTATGCAGAGGAACACAGCAGTTCGGTTTACACCGTCATCTATGCCGCCTATTACCTTTTAGTCGGGAAACTGTCCGGCAGCGATGACCTGGTGATAGGTACCGTCACCAATGGCCGTAACCACCCCGACCTGTCAGACCTTTTCGGGATGCTGGCGAGTACCCTTCCGATCCGGATGCTATTAGACCGCAACCTGAGTTTTGAAGCGTTCCATGCTCAGGTAAAAGAGCGTGTATTGCAATGCATGGACCACCAGGACTTTCCCTACGAAGATTTACTGGAAAGCCTTGACGTAGCCCGTGATACCAGCCGGAACCCGCTGTTTGATATCTGTCTGGTTTATGAGCACCTGGAATCTGATCCTGAAGCCAGAGAGGAATACAAAGCAGTTCCGGTTCAACTGGACCACAAGCTGTCAAAATTTGACCTGACCCTGATTGTAAAAGAAACGCCAGAAGGTCTGTTGCTGGAGATGGAATACAGCACGGCACTATTTAAACCAGCGACCATACAGGTTTTTATGGAAGCCTACCAATACATATTGAATAGCGTCCTTTCCGATCCGGGGCAGTCCCTCCGTTCGGTTAGCCTTCAGGCAGAAGGTCCTGAGGTATATTTAAATTACCCCCTGACAGAGCCATGTTTTGCTCCTGATCAGACAGTAATAGATGCCTTTGAGATGCAGGTGTTAGCGCATGCGGATAAGTTAGCCGTTAGCTACGGAGAAGATAGATTGAGCTACAGCGCACTTAATGCGCGAAGCAACCGTTTGGCACGGCACCTTCAGATGTCAGGTGCCGGTCCGGGACAGTGCATCGGGCTATATTATAACCGATCGGTGGAGATGATCGTGGCGATTCTTGCGGTATTGAAAACCGGTTCGACCTATGTGCCGATCGATGACGAAGCCTCATCAGAACGGATCATGGAGATACTTTCAGACAGTCAGGCCCTGGTGTTACTGACCCATTCGGAGAAGGCATTGACTGGGTTAAACATTGAAGTAATAAGTTCGGACACCATTGATCTTGCAAGCTATAGTTCAGAGAACCCGGGTGTATCGATACCCTCCGAAACCCTGGCCTATATCATCTATACTTCCGGTACGACAGGGAAGTCCAAAGGAGTGATGATCAGCCATGAGAACCTGAAGAACCTGGTACTAAACCGGGATACCCCATTTGCCTTTAGCTCATCAGATACCTGGACAATGTTCCATCGTTATTGTTTTGATTTTAGTGTTTGGGAGATCTTCAGTCCCCTAACTACGGGAGGCCGTTTACTGGTGGTTTCACGAGAAGAACTTCTTGACCCGGCCCTGTTTTTGAGTCGAATAGTTAGCGATCAGGTAACGGTTTTGAACCAGACGCCGACCGCCTTTTATAACCTTATGCGTGTAGCTTTACAGGCACCTTCAGCAATAAAGCTCCGTTACATTATTTTTGGTGGCGAAAAGCTTCAGCCGGGAATGCTTTCAGACTGGAACGACACCTACCCAGGCGTGAAACTGGTGAACATGTATGGAATAACCGAGACGACGGTACATGTAACCTACAAAGAGATCACCCGCCCGATTATATCCAGGAATGAGAGCAATGTAGGAATTCCATTAGCAGGATACTTTGCGTGCGTGGTCAATAGCGACGGAAACATAGTTCCCCATGGCTTGCCAGGCGAACTGTATGTAGGCGGTTATGGCGTATCCCAGGGATATATTGGAAATGCTGATCTGACCGGCGAGAAATTTATCAGTCGTCCTGAGGTCTCCCCCTGGAAACTATACAGGAGCGGCGACCTTGTCCGTGTTGACGCTCATGGCGAGTTGATCTACTATCGTCGTATGGACCACCAGGTACAGCTAAAAGGTTTCCGGGTAGAGCTACAGGCCATAGAGAACATCCTGTCCACTTACAAGTTTATTGAAGAAGTAAAGGTAGTGTTCCGGGAGCGGTCACAGGATCAATACCTGGTAGCCTACTATATAGGGCCGGAAGAGATAGATGTAGTACAATTTCGCAGGCTTCTGGCTAATAAGCTACCCCTGTATATGATACCGTCATACTTTGTTCGCATAGATCACTTAAAAGTAACAGCTAATGGTAAGCTGGATGAGCAGTACCTGCCAGATCCTATACAGCATTTAACGTATGGTAGTAAGCCTGCAAAAACGTATATAGAGAAGAAAATATCATCTATTTGGAGTGCTACACTAGGTCTTGAAACAGTTGGTCTTGAAGACAACTACTTCAGTATTGGCGGGGATTCGATTACAGCGATTCGTCTGATCAGCCGAATGAATGACACGCTTCATACCAGGCTAAAAGTATCAGATCTATATAAATATCAGACGCTGGAAGAGCTGCTTGCCTATGCCCGTTCAGAAGATAGCCGAGGTCATGAGCGTTATTACCAGGAGGTACAGACCGAGCTGGCAGAGTTTTCAGCATCCTATCGCTCGAAGCATGCTGACCCGTCCATAGAGTCAGTTTATCCGATGTCCAATATAGAGCGAGGGATGAGCTTTATCCAGCTTCGGAACGAAGAAGCCCTGATCTATTTTGAACAACTGGTATGGGAGGTTACCTATGAGGACTTTGATATCCATGTTCTGGAACAAGCCTTAACCCTGTTGACAGAAAAGCAGAGTGCCCTGCGCACCGCTCTTGATGTCGGGGAGAATGCCCATGTGATCTATAAACCCTTTTCAATAGAAGTTCCCTATGCGGATTTGAGAGGAAAACCAAAGCAGGAGCAGGAAGGGCATATCCGATCCTATATGGAGCACTCCCAAGAGCACCCCTTCGCCCTGGATAAGGCCCCCTTATGGCGGTTGAGTGCTTTTCGTCTTCAGGAAGACTTTCATGTACTGATCTTTGAGATCCACCATGCCATTTCCGATGGCTGGAGTATAGCCACTTTTATGACGGAACTGAACAGGACCTATCGAGCCCTTCAGGAAGATAATGCATATCGTCCGGCCCCATTAAGTACCGGCTACCGGGAGTTCATCATAGAAGAGATGGTTTATGACCGGATGGAAGAGAGCCTTGATTTTTGGAAATCAGAGCTATCGGGCTTTACGAAGTTCAGTTTGAATACCCCAGTGGAGGATAGTTCGTTCCGTTCGATAAAGGTTCCTTTTGACCAGGATCTTTTCGGGTCTTTGGAAGACCTGGCGTCGAGCCGAGGCACGACCGTCAAGAACCTGTTCTTTGCGGCGTATATGAGCAGTCTGAATATGATGAGCTACAGCTCAGACATCGTAGCCGGTTTGGTGACCTTCAACCGCATGATCGGGGAAGAAGGCGTAGATGTATTTGGTAACTTCTTAAATACGATTCCAGTGCGTCTGGATCTGACAGAAGAACTGACCGGTGAATTACTTTTGACCAAAGTAGAACAGAAGCTACAGGAGATCAAAGCATACGATCGTACCTCCCTGTTCCGAATAGCGCGGGCGATGGGGGTAACCAATTTCACGGAAAACCCGATCACCGACCTGCTGTTCAACTTTACGAGCTTCCATGTGATCTATGAACTATCGATGGATCATTCCCGGTCCGTGACCGAAGAGGAGCGTGTGGCTATCGATAACTTCATCCGGGGTCATGGTTTGTTTGAAGTAAGTGTTAACGGCGTACGAAGCAACTGTTTTATCCAGTATGATTATGTGACCACCTTTATCTCCGATACAGATTTCAGGAGATTCACCCAAATTTATGAGAATACCCTTCGCCTGTTGGCAGACTCCCTTGACCGGAAGATCAACCTGTCAACCGTATTGGCGGAAGACAATGGATCCCTTGCGGAACTTCAGGGTGCTGATAGAGATATTCCCAAAGACTTTTCCATCCTTCCCCTGTTTGCCAGTCATGTATCATCAACCCCCGATGGCGTGGCGTTGATTTATGAGGGCGAAGAGATAAGCTACCGGGATTTGGATGCACGCTCAGACCAAATCGCATCGTCATTGCAGTCCTCCGGCGTTGTAGGTGGCGATGTAGTAGGAGTTTTACAAGAGCGCAGCCCAGACTTAATAGCCAGTATATTGGGTATTTTCAAAGCCGGGGGCGTATACCTTCCGGTGGATCCTGATTACCCCGCTTCACGGATCAGAGAGATCCTCGAAGACAGCGGAGCGGTATGTTTGCTTAGCGGCGCATTCCAGTCAGAAGCTATGGGGCTGCCTTCATCATGTTTTGTTATCAGAACAGCTACCCTGGCAAAAGATACATCGGCAGTGCTATGGACACCCGCCGACCGATCATCTACGGCCTATATCATCTACACCTCAGGATCAACAGGGCAACCGAAAGGTGTAGAGAACACCCACGGAGGACTGATCAACCGACTGCTATGGATGCAGGAAGAGCTTGGCCTTACCGCAGGCACTCGTTTTTTACATAAGACACCGGTCGTTTTTGATGTTTCTGTCTGGGAACTTATTTTACCGCTGATAACAGGGGGGACACTGGTGATTGCACGCCCTGAAGGTCATAAAGACCAGAGCTACCTCAGCACCACGATAGCAGAAGCAGGTGTTGAAGTCATACACTTTGTGCCCTCGATGCTGTCAGTATTTCTGGATACTATGCAGTTAGAAGGAGCAATGCTTCCCGGAGTGAGAGAGGTGATCTGTAGTGGCGAAGCGCTGAAAGGAGTGACCGTAGAATCCTTTTCGTCTGTTTTTACGCATGCACGACTCCATAACTATTATGGGCCAACCGAGGCAGCCATAGATGTGACCTCCATTTGCCTGGATGGCTACTCCGGGGGCGTGGTTTCTATTGGTCGTCCGGTGTTAAACACGCAGATCCACATCATGGATGACCAGAGCCGGTTATTGTCCCGTGGCAGCGTAGGAGAGCTATGCATAGGAGGAGTTCAGGTAGCGGCGGGTTATGTTAACCGTCCGGAGTTGACCTCGTCAAAATTCATTATTGGAGAAGGCGAGTTGGGGCGTTTGTATCGAACCGGTGATCTGGCCCGCTGGCGATCAGACGGAACCCTGGAGTACCTGGGTCGCATCGATACCCAGGTAAAACTTCGTGGTTATCGCATAGAGTTGGGAGAGATCAGCAATGTGCTGGAGCGTTGTGCGGGGGTTCGTCAGGCGGCTGTGGCCCTTCGTCATCGGGGAGAAGATGCTCACCTTGTGGGCTATTACGTATCCGATGTCCTCGTTAACAAAGAAGAGTTAAAGACCCATTTGTCAGCATATTTACCGGATTATATGGTTCCTGAGTATTATGTTGAGCTGGAGGCGTTGCCACTGACCCACAATGGTAAACTGGATTACAGCTCTCTGCCTGACTATCAGGTGGAGGTGGAGGAATATCAGGCACCTTCCAATGAGGTGGAGCGCCGTCTGGTAAGTATATGGTCCGAGATCCTCGAGCTTCCGCAGGATAGTATAAGTACCAATGCCGACTTCTTTGAACTGGGGGGACACTCGTTGACCCTCATGAAACTCATACAGCAAATTAACATGCGTTTGGGGATTATTATTTCCATGGATATCATATTCCGGAATACAACAATTGAGACCATTGCAAGTCATATCAATAACCGCTATAGCTGGGCGGCCGGTTTGGACGAAAAGTTTAAAAAAATAAAGCAGGCTGAGACCGTGAAAATTGCAGAAATAGCCAATTCTAATTCAACTAATAAATTGTTTTTCTGTGCGCCAATGGGGGGTATAATGCCTTCAACAAGTATTGTTGGAATATTGGACATGGGCCCCTACCTAACAGATATAACAGATTTCTTTGGTGTCCAGGCTCCTGCTTTATTCCCTGAAATGCTCGAAATGATCAATAATGATCAGGATGTAAATCTGAGGACGTGGGACTTCGAGTTTTCCAGGTTTAAGGATATTGTCGAGGAAACAACTCGGGCTATTCTGAAATATCAGCAGGATGGGACTTTTCTTATTGGTGGTTTTTGTTCCGGTTGTGTACTTGCACTTGAAGTATCTAAAAAACTAAGATCAATTGGGAAAAAAGTGGGACCTCTTGTATTGGTAGATC
- a CDS encoding serine hydrolase domain-containing protein — MNTITITVQRIIFCVLLILSSAALGQADGYFTSNGKDVHALTFDLEIEQLMSELGIPALSIAILEDGKTAYSNVYGYKKMGTDDAADLHTAFEACSLSKIFLVFSVYKLVDKGVLDLDVPLFNYHGRYKPLMHDKRYKKITARMILSHTSGIENWTSENDPKVLEILEEPGKTFIYSGEGFLYLTEVMEHLLSESFVDFTNRLVLEPLGLKDTYMWVSDGMEQTTTAKLTTSNYVTGHDIFGNVMTKAMDYDADKLPASYIHTTAADYAKLVLSFFDKETFSETIHKEMLESLVLLQPLDNFSVYTGPGFSVLRFQEEDLLFFNGSNSGFKSTVIYSDQNQRGFIFFTNSDSGKRLMYKINQLTTEFDLELENGNPDMYPSTPWMLFHVYRRKGSEALFRKLDYLKGKNMLQTGELEELASIISRKDGDLSEKVRQYLDQ, encoded by the coding sequence ATGAATACAATTACTATAACAGTTCAGCGCATTATTTTTTGTGTTTTACTAATTCTCAGTTCTGCGGCACTAGGGCAGGCTGATGGTTATTTTACCTCTAATGGCAAAGATGTTCATGCACTGACCTTTGATCTGGAAATCGAACAACTGATGAGCGAACTGGGTATCCCCGCCTTGTCAATTGCTATATTAGAAGATGGAAAAACAGCCTATTCAAATGTATACGGATACAAAAAGATGGGGACTGATGATGCAGCAGATCTCCATACAGCATTTGAGGCCTGTTCTTTATCCAAGATCTTTTTGGTCTTCAGCGTTTATAAGCTGGTAGATAAAGGCGTGCTGGACCTGGATGTCCCACTTTTCAACTATCATGGACGTTACAAGCCGCTAATGCATGATAAGCGTTATAAGAAGATTACAGCGCGGATGATTTTGAGCCATACCTCCGGAATTGAAAACTGGACATCGGAGAACGACCCGAAAGTGTTGGAAATTCTGGAAGAACCGGGAAAGACTTTTATATATTCTGGGGAAGGCTTTCTGTATCTTACTGAGGTAATGGAACACCTTTTGAGCGAGTCTTTTGTTGATTTTACAAATCGACTTGTGTTGGAACCGTTGGGCTTGAAAGATACCTATATGTGGGTATCGGATGGGATGGAGCAAACTACAACAGCAAAACTTACTACATCAAATTATGTGACCGGTCACGACATCTTTGGTAATGTGATGACTAAAGCAATGGATTACGATGCTGATAAATTGCCTGCTTCATATATACATACAACCGCTGCTGACTATGCAAAATTGGTGTTGAGTTTTTTTGACAAGGAGACTTTTTCAGAAACTATACACAAGGAAATGTTAGAATCTCTGGTACTGTTACAGCCGTTGGACAATTTTTCGGTTTATACAGGACCGGGGTTCAGTGTGTTGCGTTTTCAGGAAGAGGACCTTCTTTTCTTTAATGGAAGTAATTCCGGATTCAAATCAACAGTGATCTATTCGGACCAAAATCAAAGAGGGTTTATCTTTTTTACCAATAGTGATTCAGGTAAGCGGTTGATGTATAAGATTAACCAACTCACCACTGAGTTTGATCTGGAACTTGAAAATGGAAACCCTGATATGTATCCTAGTACTCCATGGATGCTCTTTCATGTTTATCGACGCAAAGGAAGTGAAGCCTTATTTAGGAAGCTGGATTACCTTAAAGGGAAGAATATGTTGCAGACCGGTGAACTGGAAGAACTGGCAAGTATTATTTCCAGGAAGGACGGAGATCTTTCAGAAAAGGTTCGTCAATACTTGGATCAGTAA